From Vidua macroura isolate BioBank_ID:100142 chromosome 30, ASM2450914v1, whole genome shotgun sequence, one genomic window encodes:
- the LOC128820765 gene encoding olfactory receptor 14J1-like produces MSNSSSISHFLLLALAETRQLQLLHFCLLLGISLAALLGNGLIISAVACGHHLHTPMFFFLLNLALSDLGSICTTVPKAMHNSLWDTSTISYTGCAAQLFFFVFFISAEISLLTIMCYDRYVSICKPLHYGTLLGSRACAHMAAAAWASAFLTALMHTANTFSLPLCHGNALGQFFCEVPQILKLSCSKSHLRELGLIAVSVCLAFGCFVFIVFSYVQIFRAVLRIPSEQGRHKAFSTCLPHLAVVSLFISTGAFTYLKPPSMSSLSLDLALSVLYSVLPPALNPLIYSLRNQELKAAVWRLITWQFHKH; encoded by the coding sequence atgtccaacagcagctccatcagccacttcctcctgctggcactggcagagacgcggcagctgcagctcctgcacttctgcctcttgctgggcatctccctggctgccctcctgggcaacggcctcatcatcagcgccgtagcctgcggccaccacctgcacacgcccatgttcttcttcctgctcaacctggccctcagcgacctgggctccatctgcaccactgtccccaaagccatgcacaattccctctgggacaccagcaccatctcctacactggatgtgctgcacagctctttttttttgtctttttcatctcagcagagatttccctgctgaccatcatgtgctacgaccgctacgtgtccatctgcaaacccctgcactacgggaccctcctgggcagcagagcttgtgcccacatggcagcagctgcctgggccagtgcctttctcaCTGCTCTCATGCACacagccaatacattttccctgcccctgtgccatggcaatgccctgggccagttcttTTGTGAGGTGCCCcagatcctcaagctctcctgctccaaatcccacCTCAGGGAACTTGGGCTCATTGCAGTTAGTGTGTGTTTGGcatttggttgttttgtgttcattgttttctcctatgtgcagatcttcagggctgtgctgaggatcccctctgagcagggacggcacaaagccttttccacctgcctccctcacctggccgtCGTCTCTCTGTTTATCAGCACTGGGGCATTTACCTACCTGAAGCCCCCCTCGATGTCCTCCCTATCCCTGGATCTGgccctgtcagttctgtactcggtgctgcctccagccctgaaccccctcatctacagcctaaggaaccaggagctcaaggcgGCAGTGTGGAGACTGATCACTTGGCAATTTCACAAACATTAA